TTTTTGAAAACCACGCAGGTTGTGAAAAAGGTTATTTTATTACAAGCGACAATGAATATATTGCTTTGCAAAAATATGAAAATCGACAACTTTATAAAGCTGGAGATAAAAATGCCATAGTTTTTATCCCTGATTTAATTTTGCTTGACCCAAAGAATTTAGAAATTATTAATATTGAGGGCAAGACTTATGAAAATAGACATAAAGGTATAGAGGAGTTAAAAAACTATGATTTTATAGAAAATGAATATATAAAAAAATATTATCCAACTTATAAGATTGTTCGCTCTGTTGTTTTATATGGGGGTTATGAGCATAAAATCCTAGAAATTGAAATCGGCTTTTTACTTAATAGTGAGGGCAAAATGGTTTTAGGAATAAAAGCTCCCAAAATTTTTATTTTTTCGCTTAAAAACTTACTTGATTTTTGGAAAAAGCAATGACTAAAGCACTTGATTCTTATACATCACAACCTATTAAATCCCCGCTCAACTACATCGGAGGAAAATATAGAATCCTCTCTCAAATCTTGCCACTTTTTCCAAGAAAAATTGATACTTTTGTAGATTTATTTTGCGGGGGTTGCAGTGTGGGGATTAACATCAATCAAGCACAAAAAATCATTTGCAATGACAATCTTAAGTTTTTGATTGATTTCTATCAATTTTTACAAGAAAATGATGCAGAATTGATTTTGCAAGAAATTCATAATGTCATTGCAAAATATCATTTAACCTTGCAAAATGTGCAAGGCTACAACGCTTTAAGAAAAGATTATAATGCAAACAAATCCCCGCTTTTACTCTTTGTGTTGATTGCTTTTTCATTCAATCATCAAATCCGCTTTAATAATGCACATGAGTTTAATAATCCCTTTGGTAAAAATCGCTCCCATTTTAATCCTGCAATGCAGGAAAACCTCTTGTATTTTATTCGCACTTTACAACACAAGCCGATTGAGTTTTTAAGCCTTGATTTTAAAGAGACTTTAGATTCTCTTGCTTTAACACAACAAGGTTTTGTGTATGCTGACCCACCTTATCTCATTACACAAGGCACTTATAACGATGGTAAAAGAGGCTTTAGCGGTTGGAATGAAAACTTAGAGCAGAGCCTTTTAGAATCTTTGCAAAAACTAGATTCCAAAGGCGTTAAATTTGCTCTTTCTAATGTGCTTATTCACAAGGGCAAAGAAAATCACATTTTAAAGCAATGGCTAGATAAGCATTGTTTTAAAGTTCATTTTATTTGCACGCATTATACCAATGCAAACTATCAAACAAAACATAAAGACAAAACGCAAACGCAAGAGGTTTTAATCACGAATTACAATCCTTTGAGAGAAAGCAAGAATTAATGCGTTTTATCGGTAACAAAGAATCTTTAAGCGCAAAAATTTATGCCCTTTTGTTGAAGCACCATAGTATAGAATCTCACCCCAAATTCCCGCAAAGCTTTTTTGATATGTTTGCGGGAAGTGCGAGTATGGGGAAGTTTTTTAAGGCAAAGGGATTTCAAGTTTATAGCTGCGATTTGCTTTATTTTTCATTTTGTCTGCAAAAGGCTTATATACAAAACAATCAAATCCCTACATTTCAGGGTTTGCAAAGCATTATTCAATCTAGCCAAAATTTAGCAGATTCTCTTTTTGCAAACGATATTTCACCTTACCAAAAGGTGCTTAGCTTTTTAGATTCTATTCCAGCGCAAAAAGGCTTTATTTATCATCATTACGCACCAAGTGGAAGTAAGCATTTAGCACAGCCTAGAATGTATTTTAGCGATGAAAATGCGGCAAAAATTGACACTATAAGAATGCAAATTGAAACTTGGAAGCAAAAACAATCCATCAATGAAAATGAATATTTTATCCTTTTAACCACGCTTATAGAATCTCTATCGTTTTATGCCAATGTAGCGGGTGTGTATGCGGCATTTTGTAAAAAATGGGACAAAAGAGCCTTGAAGCCCCTTACACTCAAAGAAATTGAGATTTTTCCAAGTGATATAAAGCATTTTTGCGCTTGTGGGGATAGTATAGAGGTTTTGCAAAAGATAGAATCTAAGCAAGTTTTGGACATACTCTATCTTGACCCGCCTTATAATCATCGCCAATATGCGCCCAATTATCACTTAATAGAGACTATTGCTAAGTATGACAATCCTAAAATCAAAGGTGTAGCAGGATTGCGAGATTGGCAACATCAAAAAAGTGCATTTTGCAACGCTAAAACTGCACTGATAGAACTTGAAAAAATCACAAAATTAAACAATTACAAGCATTTGGTGTTAAGCTATAATAGTGAGGGGATAATGCAAAAAGCCCAAATTGATGAGCTTTTAAATCCTTTAGGCAAAGTCATATTTGAGAGCTTCGCTTATCCTCGCTTTAAAAGCAATGCAAAGGATGGCGACAAATACATAAAAGAATATGTATGGATTGTGCAAAAGGCTTAAGAGCCTTACAAATATAAGATTCCAAAAACGTATTCAAAATTCACTTTTTCCCCTTGACAAACA
This portion of the Helicobacter ganmani genome encodes:
- a CDS encoding DNA adenine methylase, which gives rise to MTKALDSYTSQPIKSPLNYIGGKYRILSQILPLFPRKIDTFVDLFCGGCSVGININQAQKIICNDNLKFLIDFYQFLQENDAELILQEIHNVIAKYHLTLQNVQGYNALRKDYNANKSPLLLFVLIAFSFNHQIRFNNAHEFNNPFGKNRSHFNPAMQENLLYFIRTLQHKPIEFLSLDFKETLDSLALTQQGFVYADPPYLITQGTYNDGKRGFSGWNENLEQSLLESLQKLDSKGVKFALSNVLIHKGKENHILKQWLDKHCFKVHFICTHYTNANYQTKHKDKTQTQEVLITNYNPLRESKN
- a CDS encoding DNA adenine methylase, which produces MRFIGNKESLSAKIYALLLKHHSIESHPKFPQSFFDMFAGSASMGKFFKAKGFQVYSCDLLYFSFCLQKAYIQNNQIPTFQGLQSIIQSSQNLADSLFANDISPYQKVLSFLDSIPAQKGFIYHHYAPSGSKHLAQPRMYFSDENAAKIDTIRMQIETWKQKQSINENEYFILLTTLIESLSFYANVAGVYAAFCKKWDKRALKPLTLKEIEIFPSDIKHFCACGDSIEVLQKIESKQVLDILYLDPPYNHRQYAPNYHLIETIAKYDNPKIKGVAGLRDWQHQKSAFCNAKTALIELEKITKLNNYKHLVLSYNSEGIMQKAQIDELLNPLGKVIFESFAYPRFKSNAKDGDKYIKEYVWIVQKA